ACGGTGTCCAGCCATAAGATTTATGGGCCTAAAGGTTGCGGGGCGCTGGTTGCCGCCGAAGATTTCGATCTTACCGCGTTGCAACGTGGCGGCGACCAGGAGCGTGGCTGGCGCGCCGGCACCGAAAACGTCGCGGCCATCGTCGGTTTCGGTAAGGCGGCCGAATTGGCAAAAGCGGAAATGGAGGCGCGTTCGGCCAAGCTGGCAATGCTGCGGCGGCGCCTGGAGCAGCGCTTAAAAACGATACCCGGGTTGGTAATTTTCGCCGAAACTGCCGAACGATTGCCGAACACCGTGCAATTCGGTATTGCCGGACTAAATGGCGAAATGCTGTTGATGCAATTGGATCAGCACAACATCGCCGTATCCAGCGGCTCGGCGTGTTCGGCGGCGTCCGGCGAAACCAGTCCGGTTTTGGCGGCCATGGGCATAGCGCCCGATTTGGCCAAATCGGCGATACGGGTCAGTTTGGGCAAGGATAATCACGAAACCGAGATCGATCGCTTTGTCGAGGTATTGAGCGCCTCGCTGGCAAGACAACAGGAGAGTTAATTCATGAGCATTACCGTTACAGAGAATGCCGCAAGGCAAATTCAAAAACAGTTGCAAAAGCGTGGCTCTGGCGTGGGCTTGCGCTTAGGGGTCAAGGCGTCGGGTTGTTCCGGTTACGCTTATGTATTGGATTACGCCGACCAAGCCGAAGCCGATGACGTGGTATTCGACCAACACGATGTGAAAGTGTTGGTGAAGCAGGCGGATTTGGATAAATTGGCTGGTATTCAGTTGGATTACGCCAGAGAAGGTTTCAACGAAGCCTTCAAATTTAGTAATCCCAACGTCAAAGCGACCTGCGGTTGCGGGGAAAGTTTTTCGGTTTGAAAGTTGAAGGCGCCGGTGTCGATTTACCGGCGCCGCCGGCGCTTACTTCATGTTGGCGCCGCAGTTTCCTTCCATTTTTTTGCCTTCTGCAGCTTTGTCGGCGGCCGGTGCAGGTTTGTTGCCGGCGCATTTGCCTTCGGTAGCGGCTTTGGTGTCGGTACTTTTTTTCATCATCGCCGCGCCGCATTTGCCTTCGCCGCAAGCGCCGTCTTTCATCTTGTCGGCGCCGGCCTCAGGTTTGGCTTCGGCGGTCACCATGTAACCCGAACTCAATTCGGACAGCGCAAACGGGTTGCTGTCGGCTTGAGCGATGCCGCCGGCCAGGGTTGGCAGTAAGCTGGCGCCCATTGCTACGGCCAACGGGGTTTTGTTTAATTTTTTCATAGTATCTCCAGTGGAAAAAGCGTGGTTTTGTTTGATGGCTAATAGCCGGAAACT
Above is a window of Methylomonas koyamae DNA encoding:
- a CDS encoding HesB/IscA family protein; translation: MSITVTENAARQIQKQLQKRGSGVGLRLGVKASGCSGYAYVLDYADQAEADDVVFDQHDVKVLVKQADLDKLAGIQLDYAREGFNEAFKFSNPNVKATCGCGESFSV